TGATATTTTCGAACATAATGCAGCATTTATCCCTGCAAATTAGGAAAAAGACTGTAAACTTCATTCTTTAAAAGTCCACTTCCACCCCCATAATGGTCGATCACTTTAACATCTTTATCCAGACCAAAGCAAAATTCTTTGATATTTTTTTCAAAATCATCTTCCAACCCTGAACTTAAAAGGACAATATCCACCTCATTTTCTTTTATATATTCATAGCAGAAATTTTCATCACCTTGTATTTCTGCAGTCCAGCCTTCATTATTTTCTATAATTCTTTTTAAGGTATCCAAAATTTCCTGATTCTTTCCAATGACTAAAAAATGTAATGTTTTCATATTGTTGAAGGTTTAAAATTCAAGGTTCAATGTTCAGGGTTTAATGTTTATTTTGTTTACGTAAAGGATAAAATGACGATCGGGATTCCTGCGGAATGACAATGTGGGTGAATAAATAAAAATGTGTAATTTGTCTATTCCATAGGAATCTACACTCTTACAATATCAAACCTTCCTACTCTAAAGCTCTCCAACTCGTATCCCCCGAAACTCGAAACCTCACTCCCCGCACCCACTCTCAAACTCTCTTACCCTCTTACCCTCAAACTAGAACCTCTTCTACAAATGCTTATTTCCCGTAATTTTCAATTCGTTTAAATCCAGCTGTGATTCTGCTTTTCGGATCTCATCATCACTGAAGAGCTTTTCACGTTTCATTGTAAACAATTCTTTTCGTTGTAAAGCAAATATATCCAGCATCACTTTATGATATTCTGCCATATCGTTTTGCCTGTTGGTGCACATTTCAATAGAGCTTAAATGATTCTGGTGAAGTTTGATATCACTTTCCAGCGCTTTTTTAAGATTCTCCAGCAGACCATTGCTGTTTACGGCTTCATTGTATTCATTATCAAGTTTATGGACGGCAAGCTTATCCAGTCTCATCTGAATTCCGGCCTGCTGTTCATGGGAAGGAAGAATAGCATCAATCTCTCCTATTTTGGTTAATTTAATAATTAAAGGCAAGGTGAGTCCCTGAAAAACCAATGTGATAAAAATGACTACAAAGGTGATAAAAATAATCAGGTTTCTCATAGGAAATTCGGCTTGACTATTCATCATTACGGGTATTGACAAGGCTGTTGCCAGAGAAACAACTCCCCTCATTCCAGCCCAGCCTATAATCAAAGGATTTTTCCATCCCGGACTTGGATCACGGCGGGCCTTTTCACTGAACCATCTTGGGAGATGAGCTACAGGATAAATCCATAAAAGACGTACTGCAATAACGATCAAACTTATAGTTAAACCATATTTAATTCCTTCCATTAAAGAAATATCGCCTAATCCATTGATGATATCCGGAAGTTCAAGACCAATTAATACAAAGACTAAAGCATTCATCACAAAAATCAGCGTATTCCAGACTCCTGTCATATTGATTCTCGTGGTTCCTGTTTTAAAAATTTCATGAGCACGGAAAGACATAAATAATCCTCCACTTACAACCGCCATCACCCCAGAAAAATGAAAATGTTCTGCTGAAAGAAACAAAATATAAGGAGTCATTACAGTAAGTGCTGCATCAATTGCGGGTGTAGTGGGCAAAAAACGGTGAATAGCATAAAAAATATGAGCCCCTGCAATTCCTATAACAACACCCATTCCCGCTACCAGAAAAAACTGTCCGGTGGCTTCATGCATTGAGAAAGCGCCTGTCATTACTGCAGCCAGAGCAAATCTGAAAACAATCAGTGAAGAGGCATCATTAATCAGACTTTCTCCTTCCAGAATGGCAATCGTACGTTTAGGAACTTTTAATCCTTTTAAAACCGTTGTGGCGGCCACTGCATCCGGTGGCGAGACAATTCCACCCAATAAAAACCCTAATGCCAGCGTAAATCCGGGAATCAGCATTTGTGAAGTATAAGCAACTACCAAAGAAGTCAGAAATACCAATCCAAAAGCCAGCAGACTAATGGGACGTTTCCATTTCCAGAAATCATTCCATGAGGTATACCAAGCTGCTTCGTATAAAAGTGGCGGTAAAAAAATCATAAATATAATTTCCGGATCCAGTTTTAAAACAGGAACTCCGGGAATAAGACTGATTCCTAATCCGGCAAGAACCAGAAAGATAGGATAAGCAATTTTGATCCGCTGTGCCAGCATGACCAGCAGCATAACGAGTAATAAAAGGCCCAGGATTAAAAGGAGTTGTTCGTGCATGTTTTTTTAGAAGTTAGATTTTTTTTCTGGTTTTAGGTTTTGGCTAAAGCCCACCGCTATTGAATGCTAATTTATGATTGGGTTAGATTCCTACGGAATGACAGTTATTACGCTTTATCTATCCGTATACTTTGTTACTCCGTAGGAATCTCCACTTTACTTAAACACCTAAAGGATTATTAAAAATTATAAATACATTCAAAATTAAAATACTTATTTAAATATCACAGAATTAGCTATTTCAATTTCTTCCTCGTTAATAGAATGTCCGAAATTGGCATATACTTTCTCCGTTACATCCGCATTCATTTCTCTTAAAATATTGGCTGTAGCGTATACTCTTTCTATGGGAACATGAAAATCAGGGTTGCTGGTTCCCAAGAAAACTGGAGTTCCGGCAAAATCACCTTTATAGTTTTCACGGTTAATCTTCTCTCCTATCACTCCTCCAATAATGGCAGCTGCACCGCCAAACTTCTGAGCATTTCGGGTTAAAAATTCAAGGGTAAGACAAGCGCCCTGAGAGAATCCGAAAAAGTAGATATTTTCAGGTTTAATTCCAGCTTTTACAGCGGCATTCACTGTTTCTTCAACCATTTCAAGGGCTGATGATAACCATGGTTCGTTTTGTTCTACCGGAGCTATAAATGAAAAAGGATACCAGGTATGATTCAATGCCTGTGGAGCCAGTAATGCATATTCTTTTACATTCAGGTGCTGGGATAAACTCAGAATATCCTGAGCGCTTCCTCCACGTCCATGAACCATGATCAAAGCTTTTTCTGCCTGATTCAATGGTATTCCTGCTGTTTTTATATTTAAAATATGACTCATTATTTTTATCTGAATTTTTCTGTTGGATAATTGATTTTGGGAAGAACTTCTTTCAAACGTTCTCTTCTTTTCTCAAACTGCAGCGGCAATTGCAAATCTTCCCCTAAAAATGCAGCTTCTTCATCTACATCGAATCCGGGACCTGAAGTTGCAATTTCAAACAAAACACCTCCAGGCTCTTTAAAATATACGGAAGTAAAATATTTTCTGTCTTTCACTTCTGTATGTTCCAGTCCGTATGCATTTAATCTTTTTACCATTTCAAGCTGGGATTCGGCATCGGGAGTAGCAAACGCTACATGATGAACAGTACCTCTTCCGGCTAATCCTTTCAAAGCATTTGGAGTAGAAAGCAGATCTACATATTTCCCCGGCATATCTTCTGCTCCCAATCTCAGCCTGTCCGGACTTTCTCTGATTACTTTATGATCCATCTGAGTCGTCAGAAGTGCTGCTGTTCTTTCATAAGCATCCTGCCAGATTTCTACATGATGAATTCCTTTAATGGCATAATCTTTAGGAATATAGCCGTTGTAATATCCTTTTCTTTCGTCTTTATCATTAAAAACCAATTCCAGCCCCAGCCCATCAAAATCTTCAAGATAAATGAAAACTTCCTCAGAAAGTCTTTGCTGCGGTTGTTTAAAAGGAATATTAAACTGTTCCAGGCGGTTCATCCAATAGTCAAGAGCTTCCATAGAAACCGAAAAAGCAGTAGTATTGAGCATTCCTTTACCGTGTCTTCCATTGATCAAATCTTTACCATAAGGAAAAGTAGTCATAATGGTTCCAGGTGTTCCGTATTCGTCACCGAAATAAAAATGATAAACATCTGAATAATCAAAATTGACCGTTTTTTTAACTAACCGAAGTCCTAAAACGCCTGTATAGAAGTCAATATTTTCCTGTGCATTGCCGGTAATTGCCGTAACGTGATGCAATCCTGTAATAAGTTTCATTATGTTGAAATTGTTAATTGGTTATTATGATACATGTGAAATTTAGAA
The nucleotide sequence above comes from Chryseobacterium sp. 7. Encoded proteins:
- a CDS encoding ring-cleaving dioxygenase; the encoded protein is MKLITGLHHVTAITGNAQENIDFYTGVLGLRLVKKTVNFDYSDVYHFYFGDEYGTPGTIMTTFPYGKDLINGRHGKGMLNTTAFSVSMEALDYWMNRLEQFNIPFKQPQQRLSEEVFIYLEDFDGLGLELVFNDKDERKGYYNGYIPKDYAIKGIHHVEIWQDAYERTAALLTTQMDHKVIRESPDRLRLGAEDMPGKYVDLLSTPNALKGLAGRGTVHHVAFATPDAESQLEMVKRLNAYGLEHTEVKDRKYFTSVYFKEPGGVLFEIATSGPGFDVDEEAAFLGEDLQLPLQFEKRRERLKEVLPKINYPTEKFR
- a CDS encoding alpha/beta hydrolase; this translates as MSHILNIKTAGIPLNQAEKALIMVHGRGGSAQDILSLSQHLNVKEYALLAPQALNHTWYPFSFIAPVEQNEPWLSSALEMVEETVNAAVKAGIKPENIYFFGFSQGACLTLEFLTRNAQKFGGAAAIIGGVIGEKINRENYKGDFAGTPVFLGTSNPDFHVPIERVYATANILREMNADVTEKVYANFGHSINEEEIEIANSVIFK
- a CDS encoding Na+/H+ antiporter gives rise to the protein MHEQLLLILGLLLLVMLLVMLAQRIKIAYPIFLVLAGLGISLIPGVPVLKLDPEIIFMIFLPPLLYEAAWYTSWNDFWKWKRPISLLAFGLVFLTSLVVAYTSQMLIPGFTLALGFLLGGIVSPPDAVAATTVLKGLKVPKRTIAILEGESLINDASSLIVFRFALAAVMTGAFSMHEATGQFFLVAGMGVVIGIAGAHIFYAIHRFLPTTPAIDAALTVMTPYILFLSAEHFHFSGVMAVVSGGLFMSFRAHEIFKTGTTRINMTGVWNTLIFVMNALVFVLIGLELPDIINGLGDISLMEGIKYGLTISLIVIAVRLLWIYPVAHLPRWFSEKARRDPSPGWKNPLIIGWAGMRGVVSLATALSIPVMMNSQAEFPMRNLIIFITFVVIFITLVFQGLTLPLIIKLTKIGEIDAILPSHEQQAGIQMRLDKLAVHKLDNEYNEAVNSNGLLENLKKALESDIKLHQNHLSSIEMCTNRQNDMAEYHKVMLDIFALQRKELFTMKREKLFSDDEIRKAESQLDLNELKITGNKHL